A region from the Mesotoga sp. Brook.08.105.5.1 genome encodes:
- a CDS encoding TetR/AcrR family transcriptional regulator → MKISRSERTRLQIKQAAEELFSRLGFEMTSVANICRTCGLSNGAFYRHYAGKEQVFKEIVQDIKAEFEAATTSITGRDSRERLFNLYRTVFNILWGSRKKFIAFHEAEYRFPDVESSVDKIYKDSLLSTVSIGKSTLSMPELWFLVGSSRFTAIYWIIYNGTRVPDSTVESLVDFTLGGFVKSEQFDREALDFTFDRTKASGGTKAKEVILLAAERLMGEKGYFETSIYDITSRAGYGQGTFYLHFESKEKLLQELVYQANRNLRRTMRDAVSGVEGRLNREIRSYKAFLLFMDVHKELYNIVRESEFVQPETGRFYYERLLTSYISSLEEARFKNEIRQIDSRDLGVFLMGIGHFMGLDLLFRNEKEYEKWDEHLIELASLMAKGYGGAFS, encoded by the coding sequence TTGAAGATCTCTCGAAGTGAGAGAACAAGATTACAGATAAAGCAGGCGGCTGAAGAGCTGTTCAGTCGTCTTGGTTTTGAGATGACGTCTGTTGCCAATATATGTAGGACCTGCGGATTGTCTAATGGAGCCTTTTACAGACATTACGCAGGAAAAGAACAGGTGTTTAAGGAAATTGTGCAGGACATTAAGGCTGAATTCGAGGCCGCAACAACCTCGATAACCGGTCGTGATTCCAGAGAAAGACTCTTCAATCTGTATAGAACTGTCTTCAATATTCTTTGGGGATCGAGGAAGAAATTTATCGCATTCCACGAAGCCGAGTATAGATTTCCCGATGTTGAGAGTTCGGTCGACAAGATCTATAAGGATTCTCTTCTTTCAACTGTCTCTATAGGCAAGTCCACACTTTCAATGCCCGAGTTGTGGTTTCTTGTTGGTAGTTCGAGATTTACTGCTATCTACTGGATTATCTACAACGGAACAAGGGTTCCTGATTCCACTGTAGAGTCGTTGGTTGATTTTACTCTGGGTGGATTTGTTAAATCTGAGCAATTTGACAGAGAAGCACTTGATTTCACTTTTGACAGAACAAAGGCAAGCGGAGGTACCAAGGCGAAAGAAGTCATTCTTCTTGCTGCGGAAAGGCTTATGGGCGAGAAAGGGTATTTCGAGACTTCGATTTACGATATCACGAGTAGGGCAGGTTACGGTCAAGGTACATTCTACTTGCATTTCGAAAGCAAAGAGAAACTCCTTCAGGAGCTTGTTTATCAGGCAAACAGGAATCTCAGGAGAACAATGAGAGACGCCGTTTCCGGCGTTGAAGGAAGACTAAACAGAGAGATCAGGTCTTACAAGGCGTTTCTTCTGTTCATGGATGTTCACAAGGAGCTCTACAACATCGTGAGAGAGTCGGAATTTGTGCAGCCGGAGACAGGCCGCTTCTACTATGAAAGACTCCTCACATCATACATAAGTTCGCTTGAAGAGGCCAGGTTCAAGAATGAGATTAGACAGATTGACTCGCGAGATCTTGGAGTCTTCTTGATGGGGATCGGACATTTCATGGGTCTGGATCTTCTCTTTAGGAATGAAAAGGAATACGAGAAATGGGACGAGCATCTGATAGAACTTGCTTCGCTAATGGCAAAAGGGTACGGAGGTGCTTTTAGTTGA
- the fabG gene encoding 3-oxoacyl-[acyl-carrier-protein] reductase: MRMEGKVVIITGGARGIGKAAVERFTREGAIVYACDMDIEGLEGLKNEFAELPGKVIPKKLNVTDRKAIADLVNEIKSEYGHIDGLVNNAGITRDALIQRMTEEDWDLVIDVNLKGVFNMTQAIAPVMLDQGYGAIVNTSSVVGVFGNIGQSNYSASKGGVIAMTKTWAKELSRKGAKIRVNAVAPGFIKTPMTEKMPEKIMTALEERIPLKRMGLPEEIANVYFFLISDEASYLTGQVIGVDGGLVI, from the coding sequence GTGAGAATGGAAGGTAAGGTTGTCATCATTACTGGTGGCGCAAGAGGTATTGGTAAAGCAGCAGTTGAGAGATTCACGAGAGAAGGGGCGATAGTCTATGCCTGCGATATGGATATTGAAGGTCTTGAAGGCTTGAAGAATGAATTCGCTGAGCTCCCGGGAAAGGTAATACCAAAGAAGCTGAATGTGACGGATAGAAAGGCAATAGCTGATTTGGTCAACGAAATCAAGAGTGAGTATGGTCACATTGATGGGCTTGTTAACAACGCCGGAATCACTAGGGATGCACTGATCCAGAGAATGACGGAAGAAGATTGGGATCTAGTTATCGACGTGAATCTGAAGGGTGTATTTAACATGACACAGGCCATTGCGCCTGTGATGCTTGATCAAGGTTATGGTGCAATTGTCAACACCTCTTCAGTTGTCGGAGTGTTTGGAAATATCGGTCAGTCAAACTACTCCGCCTCCAAAGGAGGAGTAATAGCCATGACAAAGACATGGGCAAAAGAGCTTTCTCGAAAAGGAGCCAAGATCAGAGTTAATGCTGTCGCTCCAGGTTTCATTAAGACTCCAATGACTGAGAAAATGCCCGAGAAGATAATGACAGCGCTCGAAGAGAGGATACCGTTGAAGAGAATGGGTCTTCCCGAGGAGATTGCAAATGTGTACTTCTTCCTGATTTCTGACGAAGCAAGTTACTTAACCGGTCAGGTTATCGGTGTCGACGGGGGACTCGTGATTTGA
- a CDS encoding 3-oxoacyl-ACP synthase: MSSVPVIGIAGIGTYIPDSYMTPDQIAEATGIPRDVIELKFGVKRRLLPGPEDTTSSMGIRAAKKALENSGTHPKDVDLIIWNGAQHKDYPCWLAGLKVADEIGATNAWSFDMEAMCGSMMAGMDIAKSMMIARDDVETVLLVSGYRNVDLMNLSEPSTSFMLDVGASGAAVVMKKGYNENVVLSSAFKGDGSFSELCVVPVGGTKKWPMSREDVSEYHFRVQGDTAEFKKRLGETTMPNFYWVIRESLRKSGYSERDIDYLAILHFKRSAHFAVLEELGLKEEQSTYLDDYGHLGQNDQILSIELGLREGKIKDGDVIVMVGAGLGFVWAATTVKWGKV, translated from the coding sequence GTGAGTTCAGTTCCGGTAATTGGCATAGCGGGAATCGGGACATACATACCCGACAGTTACATGACGCCCGACCAGATAGCTGAGGCGACTGGAATTCCTCGAGACGTGATAGAACTGAAGTTCGGGGTGAAGAGGAGATTGCTTCCAGGACCAGAAGACACAACGAGCAGCATGGGAATAAGAGCCGCAAAGAAAGCTCTCGAAAACTCCGGTACTCATCCCAAAGATGTCGATTTGATAATCTGGAATGGAGCTCAACACAAGGATTATCCTTGCTGGTTGGCCGGATTAAAGGTGGCCGACGAGATTGGGGCAACAAATGCCTGGTCGTTCGATATGGAAGCCATGTGCGGCTCGATGATGGCTGGCATGGATATCGCAAAGAGTATGATGATAGCGCGAGACGACGTGGAAACAGTGCTCCTTGTAAGCGGCTATAGGAATGTTGATCTGATGAATCTCTCCGAGCCCTCTACTTCTTTTATGCTGGATGTTGGAGCAAGCGGAGCGGCAGTAGTCATGAAGAAAGGGTATAACGAAAATGTCGTTCTCTCTTCCGCATTCAAAGGTGACGGCTCCTTTTCCGAACTTTGTGTCGTCCCGGTAGGCGGAACAAAAAAATGGCCGATGAGCAGAGAAGATGTGTCGGAATACCATTTTCGTGTCCAGGGAGACACGGCAGAATTCAAGAAGCGCCTTGGAGAGACGACAATGCCCAACTTCTATTGGGTTATCAGAGAGTCTCTAAGAAAGAGCGGTTATTCAGAAAGAGACATTGACTATCTGGCGATATTGCATTTCAAGAGATCAGCCCATTTTGCTGTTCTTGAGGAACTCGGACTCAAAGAAGAACAGAGCACATACCTCGATGACTATGGCCATCTTGGACAAAATGATCAAATTCTCTCAATTGAATTGGGTTTGAGAGAAGGAAAGATCAAAGACGGTGATGTGATCGTTATGGTCGGCGCCGGATTAGGCTTCGTCTGGGCCGCAACAACCGTAAAATGGGGCAAAGTTTAG
- a CDS encoding alpha/beta hydrolase — MSLLTTKDGTRIYYEEHGDENRPSLVILNGIMMSTHSWATFLTDFSKHFRLILMDFRDQGRSERKQSQYHISVHVNDLVDLLDFLNISKGNIVGLSYGGQVAEMFAIKYPERVKSLVLANTPARITPYLAELGEAWKEAAMLYDGERFFKLAIPFIYSDLFYNRNLNWLKERQKTFKSTLNREWFEGFIRLVSSNPDFNVLDELHKIECPTLLLGADKDIITPIEEIEMIHENVKGSEFLVIKDAGHGAFLEKSGEFITAVIGFVLKNC; from the coding sequence ATGTCGTTACTCACAACAAAAGATGGTACCCGGATATATTACGAAGAACATGGAGATGAGAACAGACCATCGCTTGTCATTCTTAACGGGATAATGATGTCCACGCATTCATGGGCAACTTTTCTGACAGATTTCTCCAAGCATTTCAGACTGATACTCATGGATTTCAGGGATCAGGGACGATCCGAAAGGAAGCAGTCACAATACCATATCTCTGTTCACGTGAATGATCTTGTCGATCTACTTGACTTTCTGAATATCTCTAAAGGAAATATAGTAGGTCTCTCTTATGGTGGACAGGTGGCGGAGATGTTTGCAATAAAGTATCCAGAAAGGGTCAAATCATTGGTCCTCGCGAACACCCCTGCAAGAATCACACCTTACCTTGCTGAGTTGGGCGAAGCGTGGAAGGAAGCCGCAATGCTATACGATGGGGAGAGGTTCTTCAAACTTGCAATTCCGTTTATATACTCCGACTTGTTCTATAACAGAAACCTGAACTGGCTGAAAGAAAGGCAGAAGACCTTTAAGTCAACTCTCAATCGGGAATGGTTTGAAGGTTTCATTAGGCTTGTCTCTTCAAATCCTGATTTCAACGTGCTGGATGAGCTTCACAAGATTGAGTGTCCAACGTTACTTCTTGGTGCTGATAAAGACATTATTACTCCAATTGAAGAGATAGAGATGATTCACGAAAACGTAAAAGGCTCCGAGTTTTTGGTTATTAAAGATGCGGGTCACGGAGCTTTCCTCGAAAAGTCAGGAGAATTCATTACGGCTGTAATAGGCTTTGTTCTAAAGAATTGTTAG
- a CDS encoding SIS domain-containing protein, which yields MSKFMQDMLEQPDAVRRLLSSSDIISKKAKSLNFERVLFTGMGASLHAAETAASFLKSSGVDAASLEMSELISYSSRELLKLYSTIFLISQSGESAELLRFIEDNTELLPVMVLITNNEQSSAANFFPGERVFLLEAGNERSMGATKTFVNSVVLMLLIAASKTGRSLNFSELPSRIEEAISLDLSWLATLLSEKREKILVARGYGIGVGSMARLMFAEVAKISLIFYAGAAFRHGPVDLLIDRPVVLTMNPEGVTQNLMQELHRDISDKCDLITLTNLKKESVESIYVSEGLDEVLAPIPMMNVLQKSVEEIARNRGFDPGAGVYGTKVTTKE from the coding sequence ATGTCGAAATTCATGCAGGATATGCTAGAGCAACCAGATGCCGTTAGAAGACTCCTTTCCTCTTCTGACATTATCTCGAAGAAGGCGAAGAGTCTTAATTTCGAGAGGGTACTTTTTACAGGGATGGGAGCTTCACTCCATGCGGCGGAGACGGCAGCTTCCTTTCTAAAATCATCAGGGGTAGACGCCGCAAGTCTTGAAATGTCCGAACTTATATCTTACTCATCCAGGGAGCTCCTCAAACTGTATTCCACCATCTTCCTGATCAGTCAGTCTGGTGAAAGCGCTGAGCTGCTGAGGTTCATTGAAGATAACACGGAACTACTTCCAGTGATGGTATTGATCACGAACAATGAACAGAGCAGTGCCGCTAATTTTTTTCCAGGTGAAAGGGTTTTCCTCCTCGAGGCCGGAAATGAAAGATCTATGGGTGCTACCAAGACTTTCGTAAACAGCGTAGTCTTAATGTTGTTGATTGCTGCTTCAAAGACGGGAAGATCGTTGAATTTCTCTGAACTGCCTTCAAGAATAGAAGAGGCGATTTCTCTTGATTTGTCTTGGCTCGCCACTCTTCTTTCTGAGAAGAGGGAGAAGATTCTTGTCGCAAGAGGATACGGCATCGGAGTTGGCAGCATGGCAAGACTTATGTTTGCCGAAGTCGCTAAGATTAGCTTGATTTTCTACGCAGGAGCAGCCTTCAGGCATGGCCCTGTTGATCTGTTGATTGACAGACCGGTTGTACTCACTATGAATCCGGAAGGTGTAACCCAAAACCTGATGCAGGAGCTACACAGAGATATTTCAGACAAGTGTGACCTAATAACGCTAACGAATTTAAAGAAAGAGAGTGTAGAGTCCATATATGTTTCCGAAGGTCTAGACGAAGTGCTTGCCCCAATTCCGATGATGAATGTTCTTCAGAAGTCCGTTGAAGAGATAGCGAGAAACCGGGGTTTCGATCCTGGGGCAGGAGTCTACGGAACGAAAGTAACGACGAAGGAATAG
- a CDS encoding class I SAM-dependent methyltransferase — translation MEQQYDRRKLEQEFDSLPEASPIADIDPFKGDIIAMVGALALDFLELGADDVLLDIGTGRGRWAVAASPYCKKVIGIDISKRMLEDARMNVASAGAENVEFFRGSFEDPCEETDISQKNVNKIVAIYSLHHLTDSMKAEAISKLSAMLKRPGRIVVGDIMWFDDPGKYRDDWDEVYFDDSETDHPASISFMREIFEKSGAEEIEILQIHPLVGLICASFS, via the coding sequence TTGGAGCAGCAGTATGACCGTAGAAAACTTGAACAGGAGTTTGACAGCCTTCCCGAAGCTTCGCCTATAGCAGATATCGACCCATTCAAGGGAGACATAATCGCAATGGTGGGAGCTCTTGCTCTTGATTTTCTTGAGCTTGGAGCGGATGACGTTCTGCTAGATATTGGAACCGGGCGAGGGAGGTGGGCCGTGGCAGCCAGTCCGTACTGCAAAAAAGTAATAGGTATAGACATAAGTAAAAGGATGCTCGAAGACGCAAGAATGAACGTTGCAAGCGCGGGAGCAGAGAACGTAGAGTTCTTTAGAGGATCTTTTGAGGACCCGTGTGAAGAGACTGATATTTCGCAAAAGAATGTGAACAAGATAGTCGCTATATACTCTCTTCACCATCTTACTGATTCTATGAAGGCCGAGGCAATCTCAAAGCTTTCAGCGATGCTTAAACGTCCTGGGCGGATTGTTGTCGGCGACATCATGTGGTTCGATGATCCTGGCAAGTACAGGGACGATTGGGATGAAGTCTATTTTGATGACAGCGAGACAGATCATCCGGCGAGCATCTCGTTCATGCGAGAGATCTTTGAAAAATCTGGTGCAGAAGAAATCGAGATTCTTCAAATTCATCCGTTGGTGGGGTTGATATGCGCCTCCTTTTCCTAG
- a CDS encoding Gfo/Idh/MocA family oxidoreductase, with protein sequence MSILGIAHMHGYSYVKALKGKRDVEIVGIYDHDRSRMARASTTLEVKSYDHPEELVAASDGVIVASENSTHREFVEIAARCGKHVLCEKPIATSVEDAEAMIDICHINNVRLQMAFPVRYSASVRKAKELIKNGLLGEIVSLVGTNHGRMPGGWFVDPELSGGGAVMDHTVHVVDTVRWLLDCEFKQVYAVYDTLIHDTRVEDCGLEMFRLSTGQYMTLDCSWSRPRIHPYWGDVTIHIVGTRGTLFLDIFNSKIEVSSSEKGNRWENYGDDLDLLLTREFLEVIHSGKEPFTNGEDGLRALEVVSAAYRSFREGREIEIV encoded by the coding sequence ATTTCGATTCTTGGAATAGCTCACATGCATGGCTACAGCTACGTAAAAGCGTTAAAGGGGAAAAGAGATGTTGAGATTGTTGGGATATATGACCACGACAGGTCAAGGATGGCAAGAGCGAGCACTACTCTTGAGGTTAAATCGTACGACCACCCCGAAGAGCTTGTAGCTGCAAGTGACGGAGTAATAGTTGCAAGCGAGAACTCAACTCACAGAGAGTTCGTGGAAATCGCTGCACGATGTGGAAAACATGTATTGTGCGAAAAGCCGATTGCCACATCTGTTGAAGATGCCGAGGCTATGATAGACATTTGTCATATAAATAACGTTAGGCTTCAGATGGCTTTTCCGGTGAGATATAGTGCCTCCGTAAGAAAGGCCAAAGAGTTGATCAAGAATGGTCTTTTGGGTGAAATCGTCAGCCTTGTTGGAACTAACCACGGGAGAATGCCTGGAGGCTGGTTCGTAGATCCCGAACTTAGCGGTGGCGGCGCTGTCATGGACCACACCGTTCACGTTGTTGACACCGTAAGATGGCTCCTCGACTGCGAGTTCAAACAGGTTTACGCCGTATATGACACCCTGATTCACGATACACGTGTCGAAGACTGCGGACTGGAGATGTTCAGACTTTCAACGGGCCAGTACATGACGCTTGACTGCAGCTGGTCGAGACCGAGAATCCATCCTTACTGGGGTGATGTGACTATACACATTGTGGGAACCAGAGGTACTCTCTTTCTGGATATCTTCAACTCTAAGATTGAAGTAAGTTCCAGCGAGAAAGGAAATCGCTGGGAAAACTACGGAGATGATCTCGATCTGCTTTTGACGAGAGAGTTTCTTGAAGTGATTCATTCTGGGAAGGAACCTTTTACTAATGGAGAAGACGGGTTGAGAGCTCTTGAAGTGGTCTCTGCTGCCTACAGGAGCTTTCGGGAAGGAAGGGAGATCGAGATTGTTTGA